The genomic stretch ATGAGCATGAGGGCCACGGCAAAGACTCTTGGGATGCTGGGATCCAAGAAGGGACTCACATGAATTCTGGAAGAGCTGCATGTGCATTTCCACGAGGGGAAAGGACTGACGGAAACTGTATGTCACCAagatcttcttcttctggaaaatTTTGGTGACCTTTGGCAGGGGTGGGAAAAAGACAAGAGGCAGGGTTTGGGGTGGGGAATTTCCCATGGCATCTATTGCTTGTTACTGCCTACGCcctaccccaccaccaccaccaccactaacagacatatacacacaaacacacatacccaCAAGTTGGGGAGAACTGAAGCTTGGTGGAGCAGAACAGGAGAGACGGGAGAGAAATGCAATTTCCTGATGTAATGATGATGCGCAACAGGCATTCACGATTTTTATAGGAACTAACTGAATGCTGCTCCCCCCAGGAAGCCTCTTCTAATACCGCACACAGAGTCCCCCTCCCACCATTTTCTGAGCATCTAGAGTGCTGGTTCAGTGCCTTTCACCATTAGGCTTGAGGAAAGTGCTATGAGTGTGTGACTGCTGGACTGGAAACACCAAGAGGAGTCTATCTTGCCCACCTGGGCCAGACCCAATGCACATTGGAAATCTACAATAAACCAATGTGTAGAGTTAATGAGTCTTCTTCTCAACAACCCAAGGTCTTTATCAAGTACTCGAGTGTTCTAGACTCAGCTAACATGGATTGGAAACATCTCAGACCATCTGCAAGTGGCATTTAAAAGCACATTATTTGATTTCAGGATGGTTACGGTACACACTTATGCAAAGCATCTTTTTAGCCCTTTGGATTGTGAGAGAACAAGGACTGAGTCTCCCTCATCTCTGGGAACCCAGTGCCTAGTATGGGGCTGGGCACCCACAGGTGTCAGTGCACAATGGATGGTGAAACATTTACTCAATACCTATGTGGGCGAGGCCCTCCTCTGGGTTAGGCTAGTCCACATCTGACGTGTTATTTCACCCCCATGACAACCCTGAGCTGGGGATTAGCTCcacttcacagaagaggaaataaaagttcAGAGGGCACTGGAGGAGCTTTATCCAAAGCAGCAATACTCAACTAGAGGTGACTTTGCCCCCTAGAGGACATTTTTAGTTTGAGTGCTACTGCTGTCTAGTAGATAGAAACCAGGGGTGCCGCTAAACATGCTACAATGCACAGGAGAGTTCTCACAATAGAGTTATCCCACATCCACCCCAGATGTCAATAGTCCCAAGGTTGAGAAATCTGCTCTAAAGGAGAGAACACCAAGGGAGGACAGGTCACTGTCCTCAAACCCCTGAGGAGCTGTCTCAGAGCAGAGGGAGAACACTCATTCTCTGGGATCCCAAGGGTTGAGTGAAGATTATTGGAGGAAACCCATTGGGAGACAGATTCTAGCAGTCAGAGCTGTCCGAACAGAAAACTGgctcccttggaggaaggcagccTTCTGTGCCGCACTCATGCAAACAGAGAACCATGCGGGAATCTGACTCTTGCCTAGGATAAGAGGTTGGACAGGACCCTGAATTTCCCTTCCCATCTGCAGAGTCCTAAGAGTCCCAGTTCTAAAAGACGTATGTCTACACTGGTGATGAGCTCGGTTTTAAGAATTACTTCAAGCATCCCAACCACCAGAAGGTTTCAGACCGACTTCAGGGTCACAGGTTCACTTCCTCCAGTCAACCTACTGGGTTATTAAGGTGGGCGTGGACTTTTTCTACCACTTCCCAGATTGTAAGCCTGTTATCTGCCCTGGTCCTCACCTTTTCTGTCCCCCTGTGGCTGTCACTACCTCCAAATGGATCCTCCAAATGGTGAGGTAAAGGAGGGGCAGAGGCACCCAGATCACATGGCAGAGCTACTTACCCACCATGTCTCCACCCACCAATGTTAATGGTTTATACCCCACCCAGAGTCCAAGCTCACCacttccctccttctcctcccctcaatGCGCATACCACAAGGAGGTCGTTGAAGAGGAAGACCTCCCGCTGATGCAACCCTAGCCTCTGTGGGCGGTTTGGATCTGGCACCTCATAGAGCTGGCAGCAGCAAACCAGTCGACGGTGAGGAAGAGATAGGACCTAGATAGGCATGAAGAAATAGGTGTCCGCAAGGCCAGCCCACCAGCTTCAGGCATCTTAACATTAACTGCAAGAGTAAGTTCACTTCTGGTATATATCACTGTCACTCTGATACAAGGAATCTAAGCAACTAAGCCTAGGCTTATCTTTGTCCCTGTAGctccctctgtctggaatgctTTCCTTGCTCAGCTCCCTATGGCCACATTCCACCCCTCCTCCAAACCCCAGTTCCAGTGTTCTCTTTTCCAAGAAGCCATTCCTAATCTCACTAGGCTGAAAATGACCTCTCCCTCCCATGTGCTCCCCTTAAATTAACCTAACTATAAGGTGGAGGTATTGAGTTTTTGTCTGACACCTCCCCACCCTGGTCTGTGCTTCCAAGGACAGAGACCATATCTTGTTTGTACCTGTGTCCCCAGTGCCAACTGAAATGCTAGGCTCAGTGGAAAAGCAtctgtaaatgtttgttgactaaAAGACTAGAGTGTGTTCGTGGCTTCGGTCATCAGCTGTTATCTTGGCTGCTCACTTGGGATGGACCAGCCAAACCAGAGGTGAGAAGCATGTTAATATTTACACAGCATCCACGATATGCCTTGCCATGCACCAGATCCATTCCCACAGAGCATTCCACTCAAGCTGCCCACCACTCCTGAGGAATGCATCACCACCCCCTCCATTCAGCAGCTGAGGGGAGCCTGGGGCTCAGAGGGGCATGGACTCACCTCCCCAACCCTGTCCCTTCTTCAGCCTCCCAAGGCACTTACCGGTTTCTTGCCTACAATCATGCGCTCCACGGCCTGCACTTGGGACACATGGTCATCGTTGGTCCGCAGTTCGCGTCCCTGGATGCGCTGGTAAATACCCACTAGGAGGTCTCGGGGGATGTCTTCACCGTTGTCAACCCCTGGTGGAGGGAATACACAGGAATATATAGTATACATGTGGGGAGTGAGTGTCAGGGATTTTCCACAACCCTCCACACCCAGGCGTGGGCCCTAACGATGGCCAGGACTGGAGGGAACAGCCACCCTTGGTCCCTTGGCCAGGATCAGGCCAGAAGAGTCAGTTGCTTTCTTCCCCAGGACGGGAATTCTGTCTAACAACTCAGAGCACAGTGTGATTAAAacaatgacactttttttttggcctttctaactaacaaaaataatgttaaatgaTAATATCCAGTATTAGTAAGAGTTCATGGAAGCGGGCATATATACTAACATAACTGTTTGGAAGGTAATTTGGCAAGCCTCACTATTCAGTGATTCCTCTTCTAGGAACCCACTGTAAGGAATTACTCAGAAATATGTGCAAAGATATGTGTATAAGTGCAGCTTAtgataaaaatttcaaacaatCTAAGTTCTAACAGCCAAGGAATACTGAAGTAAAGCTGAATATATccatttcataaaataatttatagcTGTTAAAAATTTGATATTTAAGAAAATCACAAGAAAATTCCTatagcaagtgaaaaaaaaagcaagataataaaTTGCTTGTACAACCTGATCTTAACTGTATAGTTacacttgttgctgttgtttagtcactaagtcaaataaatggagagatagtccatttTCAtgaattgttgttgctgttactgtttagtctctaagttgtgtctcattctttcacaaccccatggactgtagcccaccaggttcctctgtccgtggggttctccaggcaagaatactggagtgtgttgccatttccttctccagataatcttcccgactcagtaatcaaacccgcatctcctgcattacaggcggattctttaccactgagccactgggggagtTACATgtgcataggaaaaaaaaagactagaatatACCAAAATATCAAACATGGTTGCCTCTAGGGGACAGAATTTTGGatggttaaaatttttaataacttctatatttctaaaatttttggaATGAACAGGAAttcattttgtttgcttatttaataATTGGAGGGTGAAGATATACACATGtacaatatatgtacatataaaaaatatattgtacatatacaatatatatgtacacatataaaatatgtacatgtgtgtatatgtatacacatgtacatatacacacatatagacatacacacagacaaggaggggagaagggagaatgGATGAAATGAGTGAACGAACGAATGAATGACTAATGGCAGGATCCTGGGAGACAGCTCCAGATGGCCTCTGGTCTGTCTTACTCCCTCCTTTGAAGTCTACCATCCTTCTGATTGTCTGCTGAGCAAAACCCACTCACTCCTCTGACAAAAACCTTCtgctaaagaaaatgttttctccttAGGAAATGCCAAGCCTCCTCCTTGGACACCAGGTACTAAACAAACAGCCTTCATCACACCGCCTTTTTACCTCAGCAGTCAGACAGCTTAAGAGCCCAATGATGCAAACCTCTGACAGTTAGCAAATCTgtcttgtctgtttgtttttcctcaattatacttccctctttcctttctgtttaaatAATCCTAACATCTGTGCCATTTCTAGTAGGCTGCTCTTTGGTGAGAGGCAGGGCTTGACATCAATACAATAAACCAAGAAAAAAGTCAAGGGGACACCTTTCATCTGGCACGTCAAGGCCCCTGGAAACAGGTTCTAACTGACCTTCCTAACTAGATTGTCTGCCTCCTCTCGATTGTTCTCCAAGCAACTTTGTTTTCCTACCTCTGTGCCTTTGTTATTCTTACTGCTAGGTAAGCCTCCTCTATCACTGGTCATATTATCTCTCTTCCCTGAGCTCTGAATATACTTCTGGCGTGTCTGACATCACAGTTCGTTTCCTGTCTTGTGCTGGGTATCTGGTACTACAAGTCAATCTCTCGCGCACAAACTGGGAGCCCTCTTGGGGCAGGGACTGTGGCAGATGCCCCTCCACGGTCCTTAGCACCTATCATAGGACTGGCACACATGAGGCACTCAGTGTCAACTGCCTGGCTGGCtgattgatgaatgaataaatgaatgtatgaGTGGAGGAAAGGGtacctaaaataaataagtctttaTGGGCAAACAAGAAAGGGAAACAGGGAGAAATGAGTGAATTAGTGTAAGTTCCATAAAAGTCACGGATTTTACCTCCCGTTCAGAACCTCCTGTTTAGTCAATATTCAGTGTGgggatgaatggacaaacaaatGACCATTTGAGTGATTTAACAAGTGAATGCTGTGGGAACATCTAGCCTTGGCAGAAAACGAGGTTAAATTTTCAGGGAGTAGATGTgatctccctcttccttcccacccctgccACCTGGCCCACTTTCTCTTCCCAGGTAAAAGACAGGAAAAGCTGATGGGAAGCTCTGGGGTACCTCTCAGGTTCTTGATGAAGTCATCTAGTTTCATCTTGCGTTCAGCCTTGACGCTGGGACTGTACATGTCAGTATTGAGGAGGATGATGGCAAAAGCAAGGATGAAAATGGTGTCTGGATTCCGGAACTGGCGCACGAGGGCTGGGTTACACACACAGTACCGCTGGCTGCAGGGCAGGAGGGGTCAGGACCAGGGTTAGGCACCAGTAATCTCCGCCTACCCACCATCCTCCCATCTGGCACCACCAATTCTCTCCTCCAAGACATACTCCCAAACCCTTTGGGTCTCTCCTCTTTATTCAGACTTTCCTCAAGATTAGCATGTAAAAATCACAACAGCTACCTTTCATGGAGCTTTGCCAGGGTATTTATGTATGTCATCTTCTGTAATCCCATCATAGTTTtgcagccccattttacagatgaagtgaCTGAAGCCCAAAGTGGCCTTCAGTGTCTAGGATAATAGAGCTGATAAATGGTGAAACCAGGGTGAAAATCTAGATCTTTCTGACTACAAAGCAAATCCTCCCATGTCAGAAAACAAGTTCCCAGCAactcttctatttctcttctaAATACCCCAAAGTGGTACAGTCAGGGCTTATAACCAGGTCTGATGCCTGATCCCTGCAGCATTCATGGAGGAAGATAACAGTTAAGAGCATGGGTCATGGAATCAGACACACGAGTTGAAATTCTGGTTCCACTGTTTATTCACCATATGACTCTGGACAAGTTACTCAGCCTCTCTAAACTTCtgatttctcatctgcaaaatgagaataataagagAAGCACCTACCTCACCAGGTTGTTGGGAATGTTCACTGAAATAATCATGTAAAGTGTCCAGCTCAGTAACCCAATCAACACCTGATGAGTATGGTATCAGCTCAGGGAACATGAGTTGTTGTTGCTGATGCTGTTGTCACTTATTAGATGCCCATGTCCCAGATGCTAAGCTGGATACTTTAGGTACATTACCTCTAATCGTCACAACTGCCTTGCAATATAGGATTTATAATTTCCAATTTCTAGTTCAGAAAgtatgaggctcagagagatgactCATAGACCCATCCTACACTGGCCCCCAAAGCAGAGAAAGGCAGCTTTAGTACTGGGAAGTGGGCACACCTGAAGGCTTCGATGAGTCGTTCCACTTTCTGGGCCTCACCCTGAACCCGGATGTGGGATTGGAACTTCCGGAGCGCATCATCCAAATCCATGGAGGAGAAGTCCATTTCATCCACCACACAGctgaggagcagagaaggggGTGTGGCACTCTCAATTCCTCTGCAAAGAACCTCTGACCCACCCTGACCTGCTCCAATGAACCAAATCCCCCACTGATAGACTTCCAAAATCTGAACCTGTGGCCCAAGCAAATACTTatgaggatgaaagtgaaagttgctcagtcatgtctgactctttgcaaccccatggagtgtacatccatgaaattgtccaggccagaatacaggattgggtagctgtccccttctccaggggatcttcccaacccaaggatcgaacccaggtctcccgcatcgcaggcagattctttaccagctgagccaccagggaagcccaaacgaGGATAGAATGTTTGAAATGGAACCCATCCCAGAAAATTCAGGCAAGACACATGGTTGCTAAGGGTCTGTTCCATCAACCCATTGATATCagggatgggaaaactgaggctcaaagcagGTCATAGGACAAGCATGCCTTGCCTGGGGCCACCCAGAGACTTTAGGACTAACGCCAAGAGAGATCAGATCTCTTTAGGGCAGAGAGGTATGGGAGCAGGAGGTCTATTCATCCTGTTTTGCAAAGTTtatctccctcctgccctcctttTTCAAGAACCCCTGGCCTAGTCTGTCCCAGCCTGGGGTCCTCACTCCAACACATCTCTGTTGAACTGCTTCTGCCGGTTCCCTAGGAATTCCCCTATCATCTGCCGGCTCAGGCCTTTCCGTTCCAGGATGAAGTGAGCCACTCCCACCGGCGTGTCTGACAGGAAGCCCCGCTCAATCAGATACTGGATACCCTTCTCTGGCTTCCTGcagaaagaggggagggagatgagatgaCAATCCTCCTGGAACTCTACCCCCCCTGCCTTATATCTTGAACTAATTTTGGGCCCAACCATGGCCTCAGAGAGCCAAGAAGGTCCACTCCCTTCATGTGGCCCACTCTCTTCATGGTAcacataagaaaactgaggcccaagggaaagaagccactttcccatttcacagagatTCAAAAATTCCAAGGTATCTTCAACTCAACTTCCTCCTTCACTGGAACCACATTAcaattgaaagaaaattaagatcTGATGAGAGCCTGTTCTGTGCCAGGAGCTTTGATATTCTCCACAGGCACTGAGGAGTCCTGGGAGAAGGCCTGAGTTCCAGGCTAAGTCCTTCTCTCTGCGTCACAGACCCTCGGAGTAGGAAAGTAGTAAAAAGATTACTTTTTCCACATCCCACTCAGGCAGGCACCACCAAGCCTCTGTGAGTGTTTCTATAGATCAGTTGCTCCCTACTTTCCATATCTGGGTCTGAGCTATCCCATATTCAGAACCCCAGAGCCTTAGGGCCTCATGAGGCTAGAATTTGGGAGACTTTGGTGCCACAGATGGAGTCTCAGATCCATTACTTACCATGCATGAATTGCGACAATTCCCTTTagttctccaagcctcagttcctTCTCTATAAAATAGGGACACGACTACCCACCTTGCTGAGTTATCATGAGAACTAAATACAGATGGCCATGTCTAATAGGCTATAAAGATGTAAGGCATTTGTTTTCTAATCAAGTGTCACACTCGTATTTCACTGCTAAGCACCTGGCAGAAGACTAGGTACCTAGAAAGAACTCAGTCCTGGTCACTGACTAGTCCAGCACAGCACCCTGCCCCCAACATCTCAAACATCCATATACTGCTAGTTTATTGACAGAAACACTGAAGCTCAAGGAAGGGACACACCTTGCTCAGGGCTACCCAGTGAGTCTGGCCCAAGTCTCCTGTTTCTGAGAGCAGGGTTCTTCATATACAACATCGGCTATCCCAAAGGGATAGCCTAACCAAAAAGGGAAGGTGGGAGACCCAAGGTTCAGAATCCATCCTTTATAGACAGAACTAGGGCCAGAGAGGAAAGCATCTCACCCAAGACGACACAGTCAGAAGCAGAACCAGGACCACAACTGCCTTTCATGAGTGTGGGGGCAGCTTTCCATTCTTGTCACCCTGTTGCCAATTCTTTTCCCTGAACAGCTAGAGAGAAATGCCATCCACAAAGTGGAAGGATGGCAGCAGCAGGATCACTGCCTCCAGGAGCTTAAGTGCCTGCAGCAGGGTCGGTAGGGGCAACAAGGTGGGAATGGGAACACGTACTTATTGAACAGGTTGAGGCCAATTCGGTAGTGCCGCCTCTGCACCACATCGTTGTTGAAGGCTGGCGAGTCCCAGCTGTGCCTGGTCTCCCGCTGGTAGGTCTGCTTGCACAGGCCGGTGGCTGGAGGCTCCCTCAGGCTGTCCCGCGAAGAGGAGCCAGAGCTGCAGTTGATGGTCTCGTTGGAATTGCTGGAGCTCTCAAGGCTCTCGTTATCGCCACCATCAGAGTTCTCGCCTGCTGCCTCACACTTCCCCAACCTCCGACCCCCAGCCACACCACTGGGCCCAGTGCCACTGTTGGGGGCTGGTGGTAGGGGCCCtggcggggctggggctgggccctCCGGGGCCGGGTAGTGGCGGTGTGGGATTGGGGCCCTGCCTGGTGGCCCCTTGTGCTTCAGGGTCCCATGGGGGCTGCAGCCATCAGCCTCATACACGAGCTGACGGTGGACAGAGCCGCGATCTGAGCGGTCACTCAGGTCCACGGAGCTGTCACTGGGAGGTTCAATGGTAAGCAAGGGCAGGTGGGCAGCCCGCAGCCGGAAATCCCGACATTCCAAGCACCCAGGACCCCTGCGAGTGCCTTCCTCACGGCTACCATCTTCCCGGGACCCTGCTGGCACTGGTGGAGGAActggagggagaggggctggTGCCCAGAACTCAGGCCTGCCCTGGGCAGGGGGCTCTGTGCTAGGCAGTCGTTCAGGGGATGGTGGGGGAACTGGGTCATCCAAGTAGAGGGGAAGGTCACTGAAGGATGTGGCCGAGCTGTCCTCTTGCTGTTCCTTTGACTCTCGCTTCTCCAGCTGGGCTGACCCTGGTTCCTCAGACATGGGCCCCGATGGGTGGCAGTTCAAGGCCTCGTCAATGGATTCAGCCAGAGACTTTACCtgaggtggagggggagggggaggaggggaaagaagaaaaaggagggaaagatGAAGGGCAGTGGGATGGTGAAAGGGTGGGaacaaggaagggagggaaagaaaaagtggGGAACTCTTCCTGGTGAGGCAGCCATAAAAGgacttcccttcccccacctccccagattcTCTGCAGGACATAACTCCCAGGGAGCCATTGTGAGCTCACAGGAGCTGGAACTTATGCCCACAAGTTCCCTTCTCAGATATCCCAATACCTTCTTCATGTCCATATAGACCCAAGCCAAATGCCGCCTCCTCACTGCTCCCAAGCCACATTCCTGCCTCTGCCTTTCCTTAGGGTAAACCAAAATCCCAGCTGCCTCTGGGCTCCCGGAGCCCTCTGTCTGGTTCTCTCTTAGGAAATCCATGATATTTAGCCTTGAGAATCTGGACCGAAGCTGGCCTCACTCTGGTATCTAGCCTCCCAACTGGTCCCTAATGATCCCCGCCTCCTGCTATTCACACCCTCATGTACCATAGTGTCCCAGGGTTGGTCTGTGGGACCGGCAGCATCTGGCAAATGTGATGGGATGTCACTTCTGAGATTAGGTTAAGAAAGACTGCAGCTTCTATCCTGAGTACTCCCATTCGCTTGTGCTGCCTCTCTCAGATCCCTCGCTCTGCTCACATTGTGAGCAGTCCTGTAGAGAGGCCCACGTGGTAAGGCCctgaatcctcctgccaacagccaaatgagtgagcttggaagcagACCCATCAACCCCAGTCAAGCCTTTAGAGTCTACAGTCCCACCCTATAACTTGATCACAGCCTCATGACAGACCCTATGTGAGAGCCACCAGTCAAGCCACCCCAAGATTCCTGGCCCTCAGAAACTATATGGGATAATAACTATTGTTTAAGCTCAGTCTTTACATTCGgttttaagctactaaatttTGGGATCATTTGTTATGAAGCAATAGATACCTCCCCATTAGACTTGAATAGCACTGAGAGGTAGGCCCAGGCCTGGTTCCTCAATCTCCCCACCAGACTATGAGGCCAGTACTTGAGGGATGGGTCCAGGCTGGGTTTCTCTCTTTTTAGCTCAGCTTGACACACTGATTGACACAGAAGAGATGTTCAATTAAATGTGTCATATGAATGCATAAAGGAGTGATTTAGATCTTCCCTTTAATACTTCTTTCCTGTCTTCTACCTGCCTCCTCTCCCAACTCCATCACTAACTCCAGGGAAGCATGACCAAGCTTAGGGCAGGGCCAGATCACAGAGGTTAGAGCAGAATGATTTCTTCTCTTAtacactttcattcattcattcaacaatttttACCAAATATCTTTTTGGTTTTAGGAAGGAAACTAACATGTACTTAGCTAGTGCTTTCAGATATATTACCGAGTTGAACTCAACCTTCCAAACAGCTCTAAAAAGATGGTTTTATCTTCACGTTATTGATCACGTTTCAGTGGAGTTAAACAGTTTGCCCACGGTCACATAGTTGGGAAGTGGCAGAACTTGGATTTGCACCTGATCAGCTGTGCTGACACACTCCAAGCCTAGAATGATCTCCCACCACTATCACTGCTGCTTACATTCCCACACTTCCCTGCTTTTGCTGATGCAATGCTTATGCAAGCAACACCCTTCTGACTATCTCTAACTTGCTAACTCTTCGCTGCCTGCTAAGGCCCAGCTCCAGTGCTGTTTTCTCAAAGAAGCCTGCTCTCGTCCTCCCAGAAaatttcttttccctcctctggGTTCCCACAGCACTATATGGGATCTCTTCTCACGGCTCTGAGCACACTCTTTCAGGAAACAGTCCTGTGCACACGTGCCTGCTTTTTCCTGCTTGCTTGGGGAGATCCTTGAGAAAAAGAATCCTGGCCAGTTCATCTGTCTCCCccacagcacccagcacagagcctggtcCTCGATCGTGTAGTATAAGGGAAAGCTTTGGGACCAGACAGAGCTGAGTCCCAATCCAGTTTGGAAAAGTTACGTCACCTCTCAGGGTTgtggagtctcagtttcctcctctgtaaaaccaGGATAGCACCCCCAGTCTCGAAGGCTGATATAGAGTAGGAGCTGTTAGTTAGGCCTTAATCTGATAGTGGCTCATGTTCTAGAGTGAGAACTTGCTTGTTTGaacaatatattttttctcttgccAATCCTTTCTCATCACCCTCACAGTCCCTACTCAGATGGTAGCTATTTGTTGTTATCAAAACAACAACTTGTTGGGCAACTTCTTTGAAGTACAGGTAAAAGGTTGTAGTAGTAGCCAGAGCTTGGAGAGGGACAGGAAAGGCCCTTTTCAGGGATGCTGACCTGTTTGGAGAAGGAGTCCTCAAGCTCCGTGATGTCGTTAGAAAACTCTCCAGATGTGGTGACGGAGCTTCCCCCACCATCGATGCCCCCTCCGCAGGAGCCGCCATATGGGAGCCCCCGTTCAAGCCGGTGGCTCCGGGCCCCAGCCATGGCACCCTCGTCCAGCGAGGCAGGCTTGCCCTCGAAGTACGCGGGGTTCTGTGCCTTCTCATATTCCTCAAAGGAGAACTGCATCCGCATGTTGGAAAGGATGATGCGGCGGGACATGCGACTCTCTGAAGCTGAGCTGCGGAGCCGCTCAAAGTTCTTGTTCATGCGGTACTGGCGGAAGGCCGTCTGGATGGTCCTGGCTGCCCTGCGGCTCAGGAAGGAGCCCCCATacttcctctccagcatttccacctggcaggggagggtggaggggaacAAAGTCAGAAATTCACGACAGCCTCCTcatctccctgggcctcagccaCACCACCGACCCAGTCATAGCTAACTGCTTACAGCTGCCTGGATGCACCAGGCTGGGGTCTGTGTGGTGTTCTCACTTTAATATCAGATAGCACATGCCACACGGGactgaattgtggttttcttttttacttacaaAAAGTAGATGttcactattaaaaaagaaaagaaacagagaagctaaaacaagaaagaaaggaagacataaattgaaggcaagaaggagaaagagaagagagagaaagagagaggaaggaagggaaaaagggaaggaggaaggaagggaggaaggaaagaaagttgCTTCACCTAAACTCCCAACACCTAGGCATAATCAAATTACATTTTGGGATATGTCCTTCCAATTTTTTTACTTCTGTACATAGTATTTTGTGCCCCCCTTTTGGCTAAACAATATCTTGTGTCATACATGTGATATACTGGAAAACAGTGTTCTGAATTTGTCAACTTACATGTGTGCTTCTCCCCTTATACTGAGATTATTGAGGACTTGGTCTTTTATCTACACATCTCCAGCCCAGCATGGAGCTCActaaatgtttgctgagtgaataCAAGACTCAGTGCATGGATGGTGAATGGGTCAGTGAGGTTCCAGTCAGGTGAAGGGTTCTTCTTCCATTCCAGTCTCACCATCCCTCCCTGGATACCACCTTCGAGCACCACATTCCAATTTCTCCCTTGGTCCTCTCACCCCCCCATCTCCACCGGCACCCCCATCCCC from Cervus elaphus chromosome X, mCerEla1.1, whole genome shotgun sequence encodes the following:
- the IQSEC2 gene encoding IQ motif and SEC7 domain-containing protein 2 isoform X6, coding for MGGPPAGVGLPWAQRARLQPASVALRKQEEEEIKRSKALSDSYELSTDLQDKKVEMLERKYGGSFLSRRAARTIQTAFRQYRMNKNFERLRSSASESRMSRRIILSNMRMQFSFEEYEKAQNPAYFEGKPASLDEGAMAGARSHRLERGLPYGGSCGGGIDGGGSSVTTSGEFSNDITELEDSFSKQVKSLAESIDEALNCHPSGPMSEEPGSAQLEKRESKEQQEDSSATSFSDLPLYLDDPVPPPSPERLPSTEPPAQGRPEFWAPAPLPPVPPPVPAGSREDGSREEGTRRGPGCLECRDFRLRAAHLPLLTIEPPSDSSVDLSDRSDRGSVHRQLVYEADGCSPHGTLKHKGPPGRAPIPHRHYPAPEGPAPAPPGPLPPAPNSGTGPSGVAGGRRLGKCEAAGENSDGGDNESLESSSNSNETINCSSGSSSRDSLREPPATGLCKQTYQRETRHSWDSPAFNNDVVQRRHYRIGLNLFNKKPEKGIQYLIERGFLSDTPVGVAHFILERKGLSRQMIGEFLGNRQKQFNRDVLDCVVDEMDFSSMDLDDALRKFQSHIRVQGEAQKVERLIEAFSQRYCVCNPALVRQFRNPDTIFILAFAIILLNTDMYSPSVKAERKMKLDDFIKNLRGVDNGEDIPRDLLVGIYQRIQGRELRTNDDHVSQVQAVERMIVGKKPVLSLPHRRLVCCCQLYEVPDPNRPQRLGLHQREVFLFNDLLVVTKIFQKKKILVTYSFRQSFPLVEMHMQLFQNSYYQFGIKLLSAVPGGERKVLIIFNAPSLQDRLRFTSDLRESIAEVQEMEKYRVESELEKQKGMMRPNTSQPGGAKDSVNGTLARSSLEDTYGAGDGLKRGALSSSLRDLSDAGKRGRRNSVGSLDSTIEGSVISSPRPHQRMPPPPPPPPPEEYKSQRPVSNSSSFLGSLFGSKRGKGPFQMPPPPTGQASASSSSASSTHHHHHHHHHGHSHGGLGVLPDGQSKLQALHAQYCQGPGPAPPPYLPPQQPPLPPPPQQPPPLPQLGSIPPPPASAPPVGPHRHFHAHGPVPGPQHYTLGRPGRAPRRGAGGHPQFAPHGRHPLHQPTSPLPLYSPAPQHPPAHKQGPKHFIFSHHPQMMPAAGAAGGPGSRPPGGSYSHPHHPQSPLSPHSPIPPHPSYPPLPPPSPHTPHSPLPPTSPHGPLHASGPPGTANPPTANPKAKPSRISTVV
- the IQSEC2 gene encoding IQ motif and SEC7 domain-containing protein 2 isoform X5, which codes for MEPPGRSSSVEGDAPGSDLSTAVDSPGSQPPYRLSQLPPTSSHMGGPPAGVGLPWAQRARLQPASVALRKQEEEEIKRSKALSDSYELSTDLQDKKVEMLERKYGGSFLSRRAARTIQTAFRQYRMNKNFERLRSSASESRMSRRIILSNMRMQFSFEEYEKAQNPAYFEGKPASLDEGAMAGARSHRLERGLPYGGSCGGGIDGGGSSVTTSGEFSNDITELEDSFSKQVKSLAESIDEALNCHPSGPMSEEPGSAQLEKRESKEQQEDSSATSFSDLPLYLDDPVPPPSPERLPSTEPPAQGRPEFWAPAPLPPVPPPVPAGSREDGSREEGTRRGPGCLECRDFRLRAAHLPLLTIEPPSDSSVDLSDRSDRGSVHRQLVYEADGCSPHGTLKHKGPPGRAPIPHRHYPAPEGPAPAPPGPLPPAPNSGTGPSGVAGGRRLGKCEAAGENSDGGDNESLESSSNSNETINCSSGSSSRDSLREPPATGLCKQTYQRETRHSWDSPAFNNDVVQRRHYRIGLNLFNKKPEKGIQYLIERGFLSDTPVGVAHFILERKGLSRQMIGEFLGNRQKQFNRDVLDCVVDEMDFSSMDLDDALRKFQSHIRVQGEAQKVERLIEAFSQRYCVCNPALVRQFRNPDTIFILAFAIILLNTDMYSPSVKAERKMKLDDFIKNLRGVDNGEDIPRDLLVGIYQRIQGRELRTNDDHVSQVQAVERMIVGKKPVLSLPHRRLVCCCQLYEVPDPNRPQRLGLHQREVFLFNDLLVVTKIFQKKKILVTYSFRQSFPLVEMHMQLFQNSYYQFGIKLLSAVPGGERKVLIIFNAPSLQDRLRFTSDLRESIAEVQEMEKYRVESELEKQKGMMRPNTSQPGGAKDSVNGTLARSSLEDTYGAGDGLKRGALSSSLRDLSDAGKRGRRNSVGSLDSTIEGSVISSPRPHQRMPPPPPPPPPEEYKSQRPVSNSSSFLGSLFGSKRGKGPFQMPPPPTGQASASSSSASSTHHHHHHHHHGHSHGGLGVLPDGQSKLQALHAQYCQGPGPAPPPYLPPQQPPLPPPPQQPPPLPQLGSIPPPPASAPPVGPHRHFHAHGPVPGPQHYTLGRPGRAPRRGAGGHPQFAPHGRHPLHQPTSPLPLYSPAPQHPPAHKQGPKHFIFSHHPQMMPAAGAAGGPGSRPPGGSYSHPHHPQSPLSPHSPIPPHPSYPPLPPPSPHTPHSPLPPTSPHGPLHASGPPGTANPPTANPKAKPSRISTVV